The DNA window ACTCGTGCAGGCCATACATGGCTTGTACGATACCGATGAGTTGGTCGATCGGCATTTGCGGGAAAACGTACAGCGAATTGTAACAACCGCCCAGTCTACGGACTGGCGTCCCGATAAGGTTGTTGGCCAAAGGGCGACCTGGTGGCAGTGGTCGTCGGTCGCAGCCGCTGCGGTTTTATTAGTAGTAGCGGGCTTTTGGTATGTGCAATCACCAACCCGGCTGACTGGATCATCCAGTCCCGCTACGACTGCTGAACTCGCGCTGATCGAACGGTCGAATACGGGCACGCACCCCATGACGGTGCTGCTGAGCGATGGCAGCGTCGTTACGCTGGAGCCGAATAGCTGGCTATCATACCCGCGAACGTTTGCCGCTGACACCCGATTGGTCAACCTGTCGGGCGAGGCTTTCTTCGATATCAGAAAGAATCCGAAAAGGCCGTTTCTGATCCGTACAGACCGGTCGGTGACCCGCGTGCTGGGCACTAGCTTTCGAATTCGGGCCTTTCAGCAAAAACCGGTTAGCGTGCTGGTGCGTACGGGGCGGGTAGCTGTTTACGCGCTGGACAAGGCAGGAAACCCGTCGGATGCGTCGACGAAGAGCGACGTGTTGCTGCCCAATCAGCAGGTGGAGATCGCGGACGGCGTACTAACTAAACGAAATGTGCTGAATCGCAGCGCAGTCGCTCCAATTCAGGTAGGCCCCACGGAGATCTCATTCGATGATCGGCCCGTCGCGGATGTGCTGACAACGCTCGCTCAGCTGTACGAAGTAACCATCTCATTCGACGCTGATCGACTCAGCAGTTGTCGGATCACCACGTCTTTCGCCGACGAAACCCTGCCGGAACGGCTGAGCAGCATCTGTCGGGCAATCGGGGCCACCTACCGGATCGGCGCCGATCGAATCGACGTCATGAGCCAGGGATGTTCACCGGCTACCAATTTCACCAACTAACCCAGCGCCTATGATTTAAGCAAAGTTTACTCAGTAGTAACACAAAAAAAGCAACGGTGGGTCCAGCACCGTTGCCTGATTCATCCCTCGTCCGTATCGGTACCTGCAACGGCTTCCAGAAGCTGACGGGGACGTATTTGTCCTATCCTTAATCAAATTGAACAAATCCAGCAAATTTATGCATAAATGTGAGTCGTTTCAACGGTTGACGTTTGGGATTATGAAACTCATTATCTGTCAGCTTTTACTGGCGGCATTCGTGGGCAGCATCGTACTGGCTGGCCCATCGGCAGCGCAGGGGGTGCTTGACCGCTCGGTAACCATGCAAGTCACGAATCAGCAGATTGGGTCCGTGCTAGGACTGCTGCGTAAGCAGGTGGACGTGCGGTTTACGTACAGTTCGTCGGTTGTCGAAACCAATCGGCGCGTCAGCCTGTCGGTTACCAATGAGCGACTGTCCGATGTGATGAACCGGCTTCTGACACCGCTGAACATTGCGTATCGCGTGGAGGGACGCCAAATCATTCTCTACCGCCAGGAAAAGACAGGCGACGCCGATGAACCGACGTCTACTGGTGGGCAGGTCGGTGTCGCCGAAGCCGTAACCGTTCGGGGGCGCGTGACCGACGATAAAGGCATGGGCCTGCCCGGTGCCAACGTCCTGATAAAGGGCAGTACGACGGGGACGGTTACCGATACCGATGGCGCTTACTCGCTCTCAGTACCGACGGGTACTGAAACGCTGGTGATCTCATTTATCGGTTACACGTCGAAGGAGGTTGCCATAGGCGGGCGTACCACGGTCGACGTGCAACTGGCATCCGACGATAAGTCGTTGTCGGAGGTGGTTGTCGTGGGCTACGGTACGCAGCGGAAGGCTGACCTGACCAGCGCCGTCGCCAGCGTAAAGTCGGAGAATTTCGTGAAAGGAGCCGTGAAAGATGCCGGGCAACTGCTTCAGGGCAAGGTCGCCGGTCTGACGATTAGTAACCCTAGTGGCGACCCAACGGCCAACACGCAGATTTTGCTGCGCGGTACGGCTACGCTCAGTAGCAGCTCCCAACCCCTGATTCTGATCGACGGCGTGCCGGGAAGTTTGAACACGGTAGCCCCGGAAGATATCGCGTCCATCGACGTGCTAAAAGACGGTTCAGCGGCTGCTATCTATGGTACGCGCGGCACCAACGGCGTTATCCTGATTACGACCCGCCGGGCGCAGGGCGATATCAAACCGACAATCGAATACAGCGGCTACGTCAGTACGCAGACGATCACCCGCAAACCTGATCTGCTGACGGCGACCGACTACCGGCGGCTCATTCCGCAGGGCGTCGGTTTTCAGGATCTGGGGGCGATACCGACTGGATCAACGCACTCTCGCGGGCTCCGCTCATTCACGTCAACAACGTGACGTTGCGAGGTGGTAATGCAACGACCAACTACCTGGCCAACGGCACGTACCGGTATTTTGAAGGTATTTTCCTGAAGTCGGACAACCGCACCTTCACCGGCCGGATCGACGTCAACCACAACATGTTCGACAGTCGGCTGAAACTGAATGTCGGCTTGCTCAGCTCTAACAACCGGTATACAACCCTGACCGACGGCGGTAGCTTTAGCGGCTACACGTACCGGCAGGCGGTGATCCAAAACCCGACGCAGCCGATCACCAATGCTGACGGAACCTGGTATCAGCAGCCGGGTCTGTTCAACTACGACAACCCGCTGGCCCGCATCTACGAATCGGATGGCGAAAATAAGTCGCTCAACACGCGTTACAACGGTAGCCTAACCTGGCTCCCCATCGACCGGCTGCAACTGAAAGCCCTGGCTTCGCTAAACCAGTTTAACCAGACGCGGGGCTACGCCGAAACCAAGCAGCATATCTCGACCATCCGCGACGGTCGTAACGGCTACGCATCGCGAGGGACGCAGGCCGTAACCGACCGGCTGCTTGAACTGACGGCCAACTACGACCACAACTTCGGGGCACACCGCCTGTCGGTTCTTGGGGGGTATAGTTATCAGGACAACGTGTACGAGGATTATTTCATGCAGAACTGGAATTTCCCGACCGACAAGTTTACCTACAATAACATCGGCACGGGGAACGCCCTGCGGACCGGTCTGGCACCCATCGGCAGCTACAAAGGGGCCTGGAACCTGGTCGGTTTCTTCGGTCGACTGACTTACAACTATGAAGACAAATACCTGCTGCTGGCCAGTGTGCGCCGGGAAGCGTCGTCCAAGTTTGTCGGGGCCAATCAGCCATGGGGTACGTTTCCGGCCGTATCGCTGGGCTGGCGTATCAACCGGGAAGGGTTCATGCGGGACGTCAAGGTGTTTGACGACCTGAAACTGCGGGCAGGCTACGGCGTCACCGGTACGGCCCCCGACGATCTGTTTTTGGGCGTAGCCCGGCTCAACTACAGCGGCTTCTTCCTGGTCAACGGTACGTGGGTGCCGAGCCTGGTGCCAGCCAGTAACCCCAACCCGTACCTGCGCTGGGAAGAAAAACGCGAAACCAACATCGGCCTCGATTTTTCGCTCTACAAGGGGCGGGTCAGCGGCTCGATCGACCTGTACAACCGCGAAACCAACGGCCTGCTCTACGACTACCCCGTGCCGTCGCCCCCCAATCTGTTCGG is part of the Spirosoma rhododendri genome and encodes:
- a CDS encoding FecR family protein: MNNFSNYTADDLAADPTFAEWVRRPDDPRYAFWAGWVAQHPEQQETIVQAVILVQAIHGLYDTDELVDRHLRENVQRIVTTAQSTDWRPDKVVGQRATWWQWSSVAAAAVLLVVAGFWYVQSPTRLTGSSSPATTAELALIERSNTGTHPMTVLLSDGSVVTLEPNSWLSYPRTFAADTRLVNLSGEAFFDIRKNPKRPFLIRTDRSVTRVLGTSFRIRAFQQKPVSVLVRTGRVAVYALDKAGNPSDASTKSDVLLPNQQVEIADGVLTKRNVLNRSAVAPIQVGPTEISFDDRPVADVLTTLAQLYEVTISFDADRLSSCRITTSFADETLPERLSSICRAIGATYRIGADRIDVMSQGCSPATNFTN
- a CDS encoding SusC/RagA family TonB-linked outer membrane protein — its product is MKLIICQLLLAAFVGSIVLAGPSAAQGVLDRSVTMQVTNQQIGSVLGLLRKQVDVRFTYSSSVVETNRRVSLSVTNERLSDVMNRLLTPLNIAYRVEGRQIILYRQEKTGDADEPTSTGGQVGVAEAVTVRGRVTDDKGMGLPGANVLIKGSTTGTVTDTDGAYSLSVPTGTETLVISFIGYTSKEVAIGGRTTVDVQLASDDKSLSEVVVVGYGTQRKADLTSAVASVKSENFVKGAVKDAGQLLQGKVAGLTISNPSGDPTANTQILLRGTATLSSSSQPLILIDGVPGSLNTVAPEDIASIDVLKDGSAAAIYGTRGTNGVILITTRRAQGDIKPTIEYSGYVSTQTITRKPDLLTATDYRRLIPQGVGFQDLGAIPTGSTHSRGLRSFTSTT
- a CDS encoding SusC/RagA family TonB-linked outer membrane protein; this encodes MTLRGGNATTNYLANGTYRYFEGIFLKSDNRTFTGRIDVNHNMFDSRLKLNVGLLSSNNRYTTLTDGGSFSGYTYRQAVIQNPTQPITNADGTWYQQPGLFNYDNPLARIYESDGENKSLNTRYNGSLTWLPIDRLQLKALASLNQFNQTRGYAETKQHISTIRDGRNGYASRGTQAVTDRLLELTANYDHNFGAHRLSVLGGYSYQDNVYEDYFMQNWNFPTDKFTYNNIGTGNALRTGLAPIGSYKGAWNLVGFFGRLTYNYEDKYLLLASVRREASSKFVGANQPWGTFPAVSLGWRINREGFMRDVKVFDDLKLRAGYGVTGTAPDDLFLGVARLNYSGFFLVNGTWVPSLVPASNPNPYLRWEEKRETNIGLDFSLYKGRVSGSIDLYNRETNGLLYDYPVPSPPNLFGITRANVGSMRNRGVEVIVNVVPVQTKSFVWNSSVNFSTNQNRLTSLTNDLYTLTNDFFNTGYTGEPIQTYTSRVRVGQPIGNFYGFKVVDVGADGKWIYENREGQQVPYDQFAHSDEDKMILGNGLPRYYAGWNNNLRYKNFDLAVTMRGAFGYQILNFQRMYYENPGVVQYNQLRSAQEPVFGKVVLNKNVPLEYNSYYVENGDFWKIDNVTLGYNVNLPTSSKIIRNARVYVSTLNTFQFTGYKGLDPEVNRGGLAPGLDDRDKYPSVRTYTFGLNLTF